From Paenibacillus graminis, a single genomic window includes:
- a CDS encoding peptide ABC transporter substrate-binding protein, whose product MKKSKSLLLMIALVLVIGTVLAGCGGNKANNGNAAATNAPGNEGSTNTGTATGDEKLAADQTLRVNLTSEPPTFDPAQAQDSQANTVLKTMYEGLTRMNDETGQAEPGIAEKWDISADGLVYTFHLRDAQWSNGDPVEAADFVRGWKIVLDPNTNPTAPYAYQLYYLKNAEEYYTKKVTDFSQVGVKAVDAKTLEVTLKSPTPYFLGLLSFYTYYPVHKSVEGNPKWATNKDTMITNGAFTLTEWTTGQAIQVTKNEKYWDAASIKLSKIDFSIVNSGATELLSYKNGELDRAGNPNGEIPSEQLPIVKKELPNEFVSKGIAATYYYYFNTTEKPFSNVKIRKALTMAINRQALIDNITLGGQLPAFGLVPPGIAGVDGEYRNTVKDSYFTEDVEQAKTLLAEGLKEEGLTALPPVDLSYNTSENHKKIALAIADMWKNNLGITVNTVNQEWAVFIDNRQSQNYQIARAGWTADYNDPMTFLDMFVTGGGNNDAGYANPEYDKLITDAKTNSDLAKRQEDFAAAEKMLIQDDMVIMPIYYYTNNSLTKEYLKGVTLDFSGAVDFTRGYLLEH is encoded by the coding sequence ATGAAGAAGAGTAAAAGTCTATTGCTCATGATTGCATTGGTTCTCGTGATCGGCACAGTGCTTGCTGGCTGCGGCGGAAACAAGGCAAACAACGGCAACGCTGCGGCGACTAACGCGCCAGGCAATGAAGGCAGCACGAACACAGGCACCGCAACCGGTGACGAGAAATTGGCTGCTGACCAAACACTTAGAGTCAACCTGACTTCAGAACCACCTACATTTGATCCGGCGCAAGCTCAAGACAGCCAAGCAAATACTGTTTTGAAAACGATGTATGAAGGTTTGACCCGCATGAATGACGAAACTGGTCAAGCTGAGCCGGGCATTGCTGAGAAGTGGGACATTTCCGCTGACGGTCTGGTATATACCTTTCACCTCCGTGATGCTCAATGGAGCAATGGCGATCCTGTAGAAGCAGCAGACTTCGTTCGCGGATGGAAAATCGTACTCGACCCTAACACAAATCCTACTGCACCTTACGCTTATCAGTTGTACTACCTGAAAAATGCTGAAGAATACTACACTAAAAAAGTTACAGATTTTAGCCAAGTGGGCGTAAAAGCCGTTGATGCGAAAACTCTTGAAGTTACGCTGAAATCTCCAACACCTTACTTCCTTGGATTGCTGTCTTTCTACACTTATTACCCTGTGCACAAATCCGTTGAGGGTAATCCGAAGTGGGCAACCAACAAAGACACAATGATCACCAACGGTGCATTCACACTGACTGAATGGACTACTGGTCAAGCCATTCAAGTGACTAAAAACGAAAAATATTGGGACGCAGCTTCCATTAAACTTAGCAAAATTGACTTCTCCATTGTTAACAGTGGCGCAACTGAATTGCTGAGCTATAAAAACGGCGAGCTTGACCGTGCCGGTAACCCTAATGGTGAAATTCCATCAGAGCAACTTCCTATTGTCAAAAAAGAGCTCCCTAATGAGTTTGTTTCCAAAGGTATTGCAGCGACTTATTACTACTATTTCAACACTACCGAAAAACCTTTCAGCAACGTTAAGATTCGTAAAGCACTAACTATGGCAATCAACCGTCAGGCCCTGATCGATAACATTACTTTGGGCGGACAGCTTCCTGCCTTTGGTTTAGTGCCACCGGGGATTGCTGGTGTTGACGGTGAATACCGCAATACTGTTAAAGACAGCTACTTCACTGAAGATGTGGAACAAGCTAAAACCTTGCTTGCCGAAGGCCTGAAAGAAGAAGGTCTGACTGCACTGCCTCCAGTTGATCTGTCTTACAACACAAGTGAAAACCATAAGAAAATTGCTCTGGCAATTGCTGATATGTGGAAAAATAATCTTGGCATTACTGTAAACACTGTGAACCAAGAGTGGGCTGTATTTATCGATAACCGTCAAAGCCAGAACTACCAGATCGCTCGTGCCGGCTGGACAGCGGATTACAATGATCCAATGACCTTCCTGGATATGTTTGTAACAGGCGGCGGTAACAATGATGCCGGCTACGCCAACCCTGAGTATGACAAACTGATCACTGATGCGAAAACAAACTCTGACCTGGCGAAACGCCAAGAAGACTTTGCAGCAGCTGAAAAAATGCTGATTCAGGATGATATGGTTATCATGCCGATTTACTACTACACTAACAACTCCCTGACTAAAGAATACCTCAAAGGTGTAACTCTTGACTTCAGTGGTGCTGTTGACTTCACTCGCGGCTAT
- a CDS encoding DUF3397 domain-containing protein, translating into MELLRNSFISLSVIPVVPFLIVYFIGVGLRKEKRNTFLLAMDITTLFLFFSVSALFNTIFESHFGFYLILLIVLISAGLIGGAQNRLKGNVDGKRLFRAVWRLSFFFMGTMYVLFMVVGLVHYISQAM; encoded by the coding sequence TTGGAATTGCTGCGGAATTCGTTCATTTCATTAAGCGTTATTCCGGTTGTTCCTTTTTTAATTGTATATTTCATAGGGGTAGGTCTCCGAAAAGAAAAGAGAAATACCTTTTTACTCGCTATGGATATTACGACTTTATTTTTATTTTTTTCTGTGTCGGCTTTGTTTAATACCATTTTTGAATCGCATTTCGGGTTTTATCTTATACTACTTATTGTATTAATATCCGCTGGACTGATTGGAGGCGCCCAGAATCGCCTCAAAGGCAATGTGGACGGAAAACGGTTATTCCGGGCTGTGTGGAGGCTGTCATTCTTTTTTATGGGAACGATGTACGTGCTGTTTATGGTCGTAGGCCTTGTCCATTACATATCACAAGCCATGTAA
- a CDS encoding ketopantoate reductase family protein, whose translation MKIDIIGAGSLGLLLAGKLIHAGAEVRLWCRSDEQAGELSRHGITISYEDGSLPLHLAGSSLRAGVIDKFAETVSRVPGDWTAIMLKQNVFHDTLPEILAPLRDTRLHAVCFQNGNGHLELLQELLPQASVWAAVTTEAAKRKTLTEIIHAGTGETIIGKRRNININVEKGGSEEDSAAISLTKALVAAGFRAWMSKEVDTMIYRKLLFNAVINPLTAIWRIQNGELTASAERVQLMKELYREAASVYDACGITYDVHAWEGILEVCRATSGNTSSMLADVLASRATEIRWINGSIVEMADRAGIAVPLHRWICRLVEGMNVKER comes from the coding sequence ATGAAAATCGATATTATTGGCGCAGGCTCACTTGGGCTTCTGCTGGCCGGGAAGCTTATTCACGCTGGAGCAGAGGTCAGACTGTGGTGCCGGAGTGATGAACAGGCGGGGGAATTATCCCGGCATGGCATTACCATAAGCTATGAGGACGGAAGTCTTCCTCTTCATCTTGCGGGCAGCAGCTTGCGGGCAGGGGTTATAGACAAATTTGCAGAAACAGTAAGCCGGGTGCCGGGGGACTGGACGGCGATTATGCTTAAACAGAATGTTTTTCACGATACATTGCCTGAGATTCTTGCCCCTCTTCGGGATACCAGACTCCATGCGGTTTGTTTTCAGAATGGCAATGGCCACCTGGAGCTGCTTCAGGAGCTCTTGCCTCAGGCTTCAGTCTGGGCAGCAGTGACCACGGAAGCGGCCAAGAGGAAAACATTAACAGAGATTATTCATGCGGGGACCGGGGAAACAATTATAGGGAAAAGAAGAAACATAAACATAAATGTGGAAAAAGGAGGATCGGAGGAGGATTCAGCGGCAATTAGTTTAACTAAGGCGCTTGTTGCAGCAGGATTCCGCGCCTGGATGTCGAAAGAAGTGGATACCATGATTTACCGGAAGCTGCTGTTCAATGCTGTGATTAACCCGCTTACAGCAATCTGGCGTATCCAGAACGGTGAGCTGACGGCCTCCGCAGAACGTGTACAGTTAATGAAAGAACTGTACCGCGAGGCTGCAAGCGTATATGATGCCTGCGGCATCACTTATGACGTTCATGCGTGGGAAGGCATACTGGAGGTTTGCCGGGCGACCTCTGGCAACACTTCATCGATGCTGGCCGATGTTCTGGCTTCAAGAGCAACGGAAATTCGCTGGATTAACGGGAGTATTGTAGAGATGGCGGATAGAGCTGGTATCGCGGTCCCTTTACACCGCTGGATTTGCCGGTTGGTAGAAGGCATGAATGTGAAGGAGAGGTGA
- a CDS encoding RsfA family transcriptional regulator, protein MTAVRQDAWSAEDDLILAEITLRHIREGSTQLAAFEEVGEKIGRTSAACGFRWNSCVRKSYEDAIGIAKSQRQKRSYLKKQPSARGAQVAGLILGDIEEEYSRSEELGENSLSIDAVIRFLRQWKGSFQEAGRQLKMLERDLREKEDELTELRLENERLSKEVNLAQSDYRVVNDDYKALIQIMDRARRLAFLNEEEEEMKTRFKMDANGNLERIE, encoded by the coding sequence ATGACAGCCGTTAGACAGGACGCTTGGAGCGCAGAAGATGATTTGATATTGGCCGAAATAACGCTGCGTCATATCCGGGAAGGCAGCACACAGCTTGCTGCTTTTGAAGAGGTGGGTGAAAAAATCGGCAGAACCTCGGCGGCATGCGGATTTCGCTGGAACAGCTGTGTTCGCAAAAGCTATGAAGATGCAATTGGTATTGCCAAAAGCCAACGCCAGAAGCGGAGTTACTTGAAAAAGCAGCCTTCCGCCAGAGGCGCACAGGTTGCAGGTCTCATTCTCGGAGACATTGAAGAGGAATACAGCCGCAGCGAGGAGCTGGGTGAAAATTCATTGTCCATTGATGCCGTAATCCGGTTCCTGAGACAGTGGAAGGGCAGCTTTCAGGAAGCAGGCCGCCAGCTCAAAATGCTCGAAAGGGATTTGCGGGAGAAGGAAGATGAATTAACTGAGCTTAGGCTGGAAAATGAAAGGTTATCCAAAGAGGTTAATCTGGCCCAAAGTGATTACCGTGTAGTCAACGATGATTACAAGGCGCTTATCCAAATCATGGACCGGGCGCGGAGGCTCGCTTTTCTTAATGAAGAAGAAGAGGAAATGAAGACCCGCTTCAAAATGGATGCAAACGGCAATCTGGAACGGATTGAATAA
- a CDS encoding DUF2626 domain-containing protein, whose protein sequence is MDRMFRVLGFFTLVIGLMAFAGDLKEMALLFFLQTAFFVILGYMKFTEKTYILLFWGYMILTFTGFSYWTIFEMGLPL, encoded by the coding sequence TTGGACCGCATGTTTCGTGTCTTGGGTTTTTTCACGCTCGTTATTGGACTCATGGCTTTTGCCGGGGATTTGAAGGAAATGGCCCTGCTTTTCTTTTTGCAAACCGCTTTTTTCGTCATCCTGGGATATATGAAATTTACGGAGAAGACCTACATCCTGCTTTTCTGGGGATATATGATTTTGACATTCACCGGCTTCAGCTACTGGACCATTTTTGAAATGGGCCTGCCGTTGTAA
- a CDS encoding coiled-coil domain-containing protein, producing MLSRNIRSRYTVMLLILLCFTVLPLTPPAFLSADPGTGLTAAPPVVPDNQETRRLLEQTLSSAEIEQEITRINAEQSALEQQAGLLEKKASAQKNAITDQQERAGAIIRSYYMGERDGLLAAVLSAKSISRLLALYDYYEIVIGRDQDILSQYEKEYKKLKATLAAAQRSSQELAELKTLLEEQKARVAILNENIESGIQSSSDPARMSALLEEFTKYWENIGIHEVKTYFKALSSAMKHLPQFVQSRDGLLTRKGMTFNLALKEEDLNGFLVSQNPLFQDFAFHFNNNEVTASGKSGGLSMTLTGHYTIQEEPVNGLMFHVDHVLFNGLELPDTTRKALEEEFDLGFYPEKIVSFLRATEVSSADGVLHVKLSLSF from the coding sequence GTGCTATCCCGCAATATTCGAAGCCGTTATACTGTTATGCTGCTGATCCTGCTCTGCTTCACAGTGCTGCCGCTGACGCCTCCTGCCTTTTTGTCCGCTGATCCCGGTACGGGCCTGACGGCTGCGCCTCCTGTCGTGCCTGATAATCAAGAAACCCGCAGGCTGCTGGAACAAACCTTATCCTCCGCAGAAATTGAACAGGAGATTACCCGGATCAACGCTGAGCAAAGTGCCCTAGAACAACAAGCAGGTCTGCTGGAAAAAAAGGCCTCTGCTCAAAAAAATGCAATTACAGACCAGCAGGAACGGGCCGGTGCCATCATACGGTCTTATTATATGGGGGAAAGAGATGGACTCCTGGCAGCCGTGCTCTCGGCCAAAAGCATTAGCAGACTGCTGGCCTTGTATGATTATTATGAGATCGTGATCGGACGGGACCAAGATATTCTGTCTCAATATGAAAAAGAGTACAAAAAGCTGAAAGCGACCCTTGCTGCAGCACAGCGCAGCTCCCAAGAGCTTGCAGAGCTTAAAACCCTGTTGGAGGAGCAGAAGGCCCGTGTGGCCATTCTGAATGAAAATATTGAAAGCGGCATTCAATCCAGCAGTGATCCGGCAAGAATGAGCGCCTTATTAGAGGAGTTCACGAAGTATTGGGAAAATATCGGGATTCACGAAGTCAAAACTTATTTCAAAGCCCTGTCGTCCGCCATGAAGCACCTGCCGCAGTTCGTGCAAAGCCGTGACGGTCTCCTGACCCGTAAAGGCATGACCTTTAATCTGGCCTTAAAGGAAGAGGATTTGAACGGGTTCCTGGTGTCGCAAAACCCTTTGTTTCAGGATTTCGCCTTTCACTTCAACAACAATGAAGTCACTGCCTCCGGCAAAAGCGGAGGATTATCGATGACGCTGACCGGACATTATACAATCCAGGAGGAGCCGGTCAACGGGCTGATGTTCCATGTAGATCATGTGTTGTTCAACGGTCTGGAGCTCCCGGATACTACCCGCAAAGCGCTGGAGGAAGAATTCGACCTTGGTTTTTACCCGGAAAAAATCGTCTCCTTCCTTCGTGCTACCGAGGTAAGCAGTGCGGATGGCGTGCTGCATGTAAAGCTCTCACTTTCATTCTAA